Proteins encoded by one window of Ktedonobacterales bacterium:
- a CDS encoding bifunctional 5,10-methylenetetrahydrofolate dehydrogenase/5,10-methenyltetrahydrofolate cyclohydrolase — protein MPAQILDGRALGAIIKDELKAKARKRAEELGWPPGLAIVRVGEEAASAVYIKQLLRVAAEIGVDAQLISLESDNTIDETLSTELSRLNEDAHIQGIIIQMPLPPHLSQQSAANAIASTKDVDGISPRSAGNLFLGLPSFVPSTSAAIMEALDRAGINPAGKRAVVVGRSNVVGKPLSFLLLQRNATVTICGRQTRSLGAITRLADILVAAAGQARLITAEMVKPGAAVIDVGINVKPEGGITGDVDFEGVKAVAGAITPVPGGIGLLTNLMVMKQVIEGER, from the coding sequence ATGCCTGCGCAGATTCTGGATGGACGGGCGCTGGGGGCCATCATCAAAGATGAACTTAAGGCGAAAGCCAGAAAGCGCGCCGAGGAGTTGGGCTGGCCGCCAGGACTGGCGATTGTGCGCGTCGGCGAGGAGGCCGCCTCTGCCGTCTATATCAAGCAGCTTTTGCGCGTGGCCGCCGAGATCGGCGTTGACGCTCAGCTGATTTCATTGGAAAGCGATAACACCATTGACGAGACGCTGAGCACAGAGCTCAGCCGACTCAACGAAGACGCCCATATTCAGGGCATCATCATTCAGATGCCGCTCCCGCCGCACCTTTCGCAGCAGAGCGCCGCCAACGCCATCGCTTCCACCAAAGATGTTGACGGCATCAGTCCGCGCAGCGCGGGAAATCTATTTCTTGGCTTGCCTTCCTTTGTCCCTTCCACCAGCGCCGCCATCATGGAGGCGCTGGACCGCGCAGGCATCAACCCGGCGGGCAAGCGCGCTGTCGTCGTCGGGCGCAGCAACGTCGTTGGCAAGCCGCTCTCATTTCTCCTGCTCCAGCGCAACGCCACCGTCACCATCTGTGGCCGCCAGACCCGCAGCCTGGGCGCCATAACACGCCTGGCCGACATCCTGGTCGCGGCGGCTGGTCAGGCCAGATTGATTACCGCCGAGATGGTCAAGCCAGGCGCAGCCGTCATAGACGTGGGCATTAACGTCAAGCCGGAGGGCGGCATCACCGGCGACGTAGATTTTGAGGGCGTCAAAGCGGTAGCCGGAGCGATTACGCCCGTCCCCGGCGGCATCGGCCTGCTCACGAATCTCATGGTCATGAAACAGGTCATCGAAGGCGAGCGATAG